In Levilactobacillus brevis, a single genomic region encodes these proteins:
- a CDS encoding lipoate--protein ligase family protein encodes MFLIDTNRQGQVVTDAIVNQSIDNYLVNDLKLPGHGLMMYVNQPAVIVGINQNVTAEVDFHYLAKHDVQLVRRTSGGGAVYHDERNLIFEHIVNGDPQDGAQFGDYTVFANPVLKALAAMGVADLSISQKSNLLVAGKKFSGMTMFKNGAGYAAGGTIMYDLNVDAAHQALIPVSDRPHRGVASNRVPITNLRQYLAPEYQDLDIQDFKTALLCHVFEVDNLAEVETYRLSAHDWEIIDQRLAEKYGTDAWNYGANPGFREYQRLRLPNGDLHVNFTRRHDQLRAITLFGTVGTPADLHDIADQLAGQATTVTAIQAVLQRPEVMAVLGAAAVAPLTEILTKKA; translated from the coding sequence ATGTTTCTCATTGATACGAACCGGCAGGGCCAGGTCGTGACCGATGCCATTGTGAATCAGTCGATTGATAATTATTTAGTGAATGACTTGAAGCTCCCCGGGCATGGCCTGATGATGTACGTTAATCAGCCGGCCGTGATCGTGGGGATCAATCAGAATGTGACGGCCGAGGTCGACTTTCACTACCTCGCCAAGCATGATGTGCAGCTGGTCCGCCGAACTTCCGGTGGGGGAGCAGTCTACCATGATGAGCGCAACCTGATTTTTGAGCACATCGTCAATGGCGATCCGCAAGATGGGGCGCAATTCGGTGACTATACGGTGTTCGCCAATCCCGTCCTCAAGGCGTTAGCCGCCATGGGCGTGGCCGATCTGTCCATTAGTCAGAAGAGTAATCTCTTGGTGGCCGGCAAGAAGTTCTCGGGCATGACCATGTTTAAGAACGGTGCCGGATATGCGGCCGGGGGAACCATCATGTACGACCTCAACGTGGATGCCGCTCATCAGGCCTTGATTCCCGTCAGTGATCGGCCACATCGGGGCGTGGCCTCCAACCGGGTGCCTATCACCAATCTACGGCAATACCTAGCGCCCGAATATCAAGATTTAGACATTCAAGACTTTAAGACGGCGTTGCTCTGCCATGTTTTTGAAGTGGACAATCTGGCTGAAGTCGAGACGTACCGGTTGTCCGCGCATGATTGGGAGATTATCGATCAGCGCTTGGCCGAGAAATACGGGACGGACGCGTGGAACTACGGGGCTAATCCGGGTTTTCGCGAGTATCAACGGTTGCGTTTGCCTAATGGGGATCTGCACGTGAACTTCACGCGACGGCACGACCAACTACGGGCCATCACCCTGTTTGGCACGGTGGGCACGCCAGCAGACCTGCATGACATTGCCGATCAACTGGCGGGTCAGGCCACCACGGTTACGGCGATTCAGGCTGTCTTACAGCGGCCAGAAGTAATGGCCGTCTTGGGGGCGGCCGCCGTGGCGCCGCTAACCGAAATTTTAACGAAGAAGGCGTAG
- a CDS encoding glycine cleavage system protein H: MSEEAKPSFWQIFKSFFRRKPVEPKVTTLNGVWWEQRHSIYRLGLTSDAIQQLGKVSFADLIVAPDDVLDQDEDILEVESDKAVQNFKTPFAGTVVDVNHFLVDNPDAINSNRQLENWILDIRIDFD; the protein is encoded by the coding sequence ATGTCTGAAGAAGCCAAGCCATCATTTTGGCAAATATTCAAAAGTTTTTTTCGTCGTAAACCCGTTGAACCCAAGGTCACCACGCTAAATGGCGTGTGGTGGGAACAGCGCCACAGCATCTACCGTCTCGGCCTGACCAGCGATGCCATCCAGCAACTGGGCAAGGTTAGCTTTGCCGACTTGATTGTGGCCCCCGACGACGTCCTCGACCAAGATGAAGATATCCTAGAAGTTGAAAGCGACAAGGCCGTCCAGAACTTTAAGACCCCCTTCGCCGGAACCGTGGTCGACGTCAACCACTTTCTGGTAGACAATCCCGACGCCATCAACTCGAACCGCCAACTGGAAAACTGGATTCTGGATATTCGCATTGATTTCGATTAG
- a CDS encoding histidine phosphatase family protein, producing MTTFDWVRHGQTQANVDQIMQGQLDTTVTHLTVRGLQQAEHLAQWLHDQRYDQLISSPLHRTRQTTAALTTMLSLTPSFDERLMEASYGDWTGKSLPVISEQRPQDFDAVTGEALPDVLATVGGESYRDIQRRVGQWLAEQVVDHPHDHILVVSHGLTIKATALLMLGSPATTALPEPTNTSVTRMVIDPTTGHRYLPFYGVSPQL from the coding sequence ATGACAACCTTCGATTGGGTTCGCCACGGGCAAACGCAAGCCAACGTGGATCAAATTATGCAAGGCCAATTGGACACGACGGTAACCCACTTGACGGTTCGCGGGCTACAGCAGGCGGAGCACTTGGCGCAGTGGCTTCACGATCAACGTTATGACCAGCTGATTAGTAGTCCCTTACACCGAACGCGACAAACGACGGCGGCCCTCACGACAATGTTGAGCCTCACGCCGTCTTTCGATGAACGCTTGATGGAAGCCTCTTATGGCGATTGGACGGGAAAGAGTCTACCGGTGATTAGTGAACAACGGCCGCAAGACTTTGATGCCGTGACCGGTGAAGCTCTTCCTGACGTGTTGGCGACGGTGGGCGGCGAGTCTTACCGCGACATTCAGCGGCGCGTTGGCCAGTGGTTGGCTGAACAGGTGGTTGACCATCCCCATGACCATATCCTGGTGGTCAGTCATGGTTTAACCATCAAGGCAACGGCTCTGCTGATGCTAGGATCGCCAGCGACGACGGCGTTGCCAGAACCCACGAATACGAGTGTCACGCGGATGGTGATTGACCCGACGACGGGCCACCGCTATCTGCCGTTCTACGGGGTTAGCCCGCAGTTATAA
- a CDS encoding DMT family transporter, with amino-acid sequence MHAASVREKGFTGLKNSEISTGNVIKGIFWATIASGMFGVSGTVLQFISQEQSIPVGWFLSARTMGAGVVLLIISLILYGKQTFTVFRSWREIAWLVAYALIGLGANLLTFYIAVQTGNAAGATILQYLSPLFIVLGSLLFKHERPLRSDVIAFVVAMVGVFLAITRGDFSQLALPLNSILWGIGSGITAACYVVLPRNLVRDGGHAPITVLGWGTFIAGIVFNIHQPVWVNTPPLTGTLLASMATVIIFGTILPFSLLLYSSHFAPSDVISIVDAMQPVVTFVLSIIFLSLAISTAEVIGSVLVIVAIYLLQRGRRNVEKGF; translated from the coding sequence ATGCACGCCGCGAGTGTGAGAGAGAAAGGATTCACAGGTTTGAAAAATTCAGAGATATCGACGGGTAACGTCATTAAGGGTATTTTCTGGGCCACCATCGCTTCAGGGATGTTTGGGGTCTCCGGAACTGTTTTACAATTTATTTCGCAGGAGCAATCGATTCCCGTTGGCTGGTTCTTGTCGGCGCGGACGATGGGTGCCGGGGTCGTCTTACTTATCATTAGCTTGATTTTATATGGTAAGCAGACATTTACGGTCTTTCGTAGTTGGCGTGAGATTGCGTGGCTAGTGGCTTACGCGCTCATCGGATTAGGGGCGAACCTGTTGACCTTTTATATTGCGGTGCAAACGGGGAATGCTGCCGGGGCCACGATTCTTCAGTATTTGAGCCCGCTATTCATTGTGTTGGGCAGCCTGCTCTTCAAGCATGAACGGCCGCTACGAAGCGACGTGATTGCTTTCGTTGTGGCGATGGTTGGGGTTTTTCTGGCAATCACCCGAGGAGATTTCTCGCAGCTAGCCTTGCCCCTGAACTCCATTCTCTGGGGAATCGGGTCCGGGATTACGGCGGCTTGTTACGTGGTTCTGCCGCGAAACTTGGTCCGAGACGGCGGTCACGCCCCCATCACGGTTTTAGGGTGGGGAACGTTTATCGCCGGTATCGTATTTAATATTCACCAGCCCGTTTGGGTTAATACGCCACCGTTGACTGGGACGCTGTTGGCCTCGATGGCGACGGTGATTATCTTCGGGACGATTCTGCCCTTTTCTCTGTTATTGTACAGTTCCCACTTCGCGCCGTCCGACGTCATCAGTATCGTTGACGCCATGCAGCCGGTGGTGACGTTTGTTTTATCCATTATTTTCCTCAGTCTGGCCATCTCAACCGCCGAGGTGATTGGTTCCGTATTGGTCATTGTGGCCATTTATTTACTTCAACGGGGTCGACGAAACGTGGAAAAAGGGTTTTAA
- a CDS encoding ABC transporter permease: MNLLTKYFPNAVTMKSDFVQATAETLYMTAITAIVAGILGMAIGIGLIVTQPGGILENRVIYNILDKIVNLCRSIPFVILLAVIAPLTRIIVGTAIGTTAAIVPLVIGSAPFYARQIQNALAEVDHGVIEAAESVGSGPIAIIFRVYLKEGLADIIRSSVLTLISLIDLTAMAGAIGGGGLGNLAINVGYSRFETDVTIMAMLIILVIVFAIQLIGDLLARHVDHTA, translated from the coding sequence ATGAATTTATTAACTAAATATTTTCCTAATGCGGTCACGATGAAGAGTGACTTTGTGCAGGCGACGGCTGAGACGCTGTACATGACGGCGATTACGGCGATTGTTGCCGGTATTCTGGGGATGGCGATTGGGATTGGATTGATTGTCACCCAACCCGGCGGTATCTTGGAGAATCGCGTGATTTACAATATTCTCGATAAGATCGTCAACTTGTGCCGGTCGATTCCCTTCGTTATCTTACTGGCCGTCATTGCGCCACTGACCCGGATCATTGTGGGAACGGCAATCGGGACGACCGCGGCGATTGTGCCGTTGGTCATCGGTTCCGCACCGTTCTATGCGCGGCAGATTCAAAATGCACTGGCCGAAGTTGACCACGGGGTGATTGAAGCCGCCGAATCCGTTGGCTCTGGTCCGATTGCCATTATCTTCCGCGTTTACTTGAAGGAAGGCTTGGCCGATATCATTCGTTCCTCCGTTCTAACGTTGATTAGTCTGATTGACCTGACCGCGATGGCTGGTGCCATCGGGGGTGGTGGCTTGGGTAACTTGGCCATCAACGTGGGTTACAGTCGGTTTGAAACGGACGTAACCATCATGGCCATGTTAATCATCTTGGTCATTGTCTTTGCCATTCAATTGATTGGCGACCTGTTGGCCCGTCACGTGGACCACACGGCTTAG
- a CDS encoding methionine ABC transporter ATP-binding protein, whose translation MTNEAIIQLKDIDVTFHNKGQTVEAVKKVSLTVERGDIYGVVGYSGAGKSTLVRVINRLQRPTAGSVVVNGQNILDLSPRELRTARTKIGMIFQHFNLMASRTIADNVGYPLKGRLSHEKRKQKVAHLLDLVGLSEKATDYPAQLSGGQKQRVAIARALANDPEILISDEATSALDPKTTSSILALLKRLNKELGLTVVLITHEMEAVKEICNKVAVMEDGEIIERGDLVSIFSRPQKPLTQDFINTATQINQALEKIFRQADSLQLSDSQQLVQLQYVGASTDAPLITELYKRYGVVSNILYGNVEILQDTPLGNLIVVMSGEPDKLAAAWQYCQDAGISITHLNPNDSEVA comes from the coding sequence TTGACTAATGAAGCGATTATTCAATTAAAAGATATCGACGTCACCTTCCACAACAAGGGGCAGACGGTCGAGGCCGTCAAAAAAGTTTCATTAACGGTAGAACGCGGCGACATCTACGGTGTTGTTGGGTATTCCGGTGCCGGGAAGAGTACCTTAGTCCGGGTGATCAATCGGCTCCAGCGGCCCACTGCTGGTTCCGTGGTGGTCAACGGCCAGAATATCTTAGACCTCTCGCCCCGTGAGTTACGGACGGCTCGGACTAAGATTGGCATGATTTTTCAACACTTTAACCTCATGGCTTCCCGTACGATTGCGGACAACGTTGGTTACCCGCTGAAGGGCCGGTTGTCTCACGAGAAGCGCAAGCAAAAGGTCGCGCACCTCTTGGACTTGGTGGGCCTCAGCGAGAAGGCGACGGACTATCCAGCCCAACTATCCGGTGGACAAAAACAACGGGTGGCCATTGCCAGAGCGCTGGCCAATGACCCCGAGATTCTGATTAGTGACGAGGCCACGAGTGCCTTGGACCCGAAGACAACTTCCTCAATTCTGGCGCTGTTGAAGCGTTTGAATAAGGAATTGGGCTTAACCGTCGTCCTGATTACCCATGAAATGGAAGCCGTGAAGGAAATCTGTAACAAGGTGGCCGTCATGGAAGATGGCGAGATCATCGAACGTGGCGACTTGGTTTCTATTTTCAGTCGGCCTCAAAAGCCGTTGACCCAAGACTTCATCAATACCGCGACCCAGATCAATCAGGCGCTGGAAAAGATTTTCCGGCAGGCCGATTCGCTTCAACTCAGTGACAGTCAACAGTTGGTTCAACTGCAGTACGTGGGCGCTAGCACCGATGCGCCACTGATTACGGAACTGTACAAGCGGTACGGCGTGGTCTCCAACATCCTGTACGGAAACGTTGAGATTTTACAGGATACGCCACTGGGGAACTTGATTGTGGTCATGTCCGGCGAACCGGATAAACTAGCTGCGGCTTGGCAGTATTGTCAGGACGCCGGCATCAGCATTACGCATTTAAATCCTAACGATTCGGAGGTGGCCTAG
- a CDS encoding MetQ/NlpA family ABC transporter substrate-binding protein: protein MKKSFKRFSWLLVLLIPLLIVAGCGKSSSSSSNKTVKVGIMGSDEKIWKPIQKKLKKEGINIKLVTFTDYNQPNAALTNHEIDINSFQHTYFMDQWNKAHKSDIVSIGKTVRAPLRLYSKKVKSVSDIKKGDQITIPNDSTNEGRALHLLQSAGLIKVDSKVALPTPKNITQNKLNLKITAVDAAQTPRSLSDATGAVINNEFAAEAKLPNSETIYKEKLNKASIPYVNIIAANKSDKNNKTYKKIVKAYQSEATKKLIKKYFHGLSVPAW from the coding sequence ATGAAGAAATCATTTAAACGCTTTAGTTGGCTACTCGTTTTATTAATTCCACTGTTGATCGTTGCCGGTTGTGGCAAATCCAGCAGTAGTTCCAGCAACAAGACGGTTAAAGTTGGGATCATGGGCTCCGACGAAAAGATCTGGAAACCTATCCAAAAGAAGTTGAAGAAGGAGGGCATCAACATCAAGCTGGTGACCTTCACCGATTACAACCAGCCTAACGCGGCGTTGACGAACCACGAAATTGATATCAACTCGTTCCAACACACGTACTTCATGGACCAATGGAATAAGGCGCACAAGTCCGATATCGTTTCCATCGGGAAGACTGTCCGCGCACCGCTACGGTTGTACTCCAAGAAAGTTAAGAGCGTCTCTGATATCAAGAAGGGCGACCAGATTACCATTCCAAACGATTCGACTAACGAAGGCCGGGCCTTACACTTACTGCAATCCGCTGGTTTAATCAAGGTTGATTCCAAGGTTGCACTGCCAACGCCTAAGAACATCACGCAAAACAAGTTGAACTTGAAGATTACTGCCGTTGATGCTGCCCAGACGCCACGTTCATTGAGCGATGCGACTGGTGCCGTTATCAACAACGAATTCGCTGCCGAAGCCAAGTTGCCGAACAGCGAAACTATTTACAAGGAAAAGCTGAACAAGGCCTCTATTCCGTACGTCAACATTATTGCGGCCAACAAGTCTGATAAGAACAACAAGACTTACAAGAAGATCGTCAAGGCTTACCAATCAGAAGCAACTAAGAAGTTAATCAAGAAGTACTTCCACGGCTTATCCGTACCAGCTTGGTAA
- a CDS encoding DNA-3-methyladenine glycosylase I yields the protein MTIKPDDGHDWQTNGVQEYHTYFGTPTHDDHVLFELLTVGVFQVGLSWQAAASKLPVYRRVFAEMAIPKVAAMIDEVAIPEIAADPEMIGNQRKIRAVLKNARAILKVQQEFGSFGAYLWAFVDGTPLLLPAQTRDELTNQSTIGRAVAQDLKRRGFSFVGPVVTHMFLLAAGLLRQPILPE from the coding sequence ATGACGATTAAACCGGACGATGGCCACGACTGGCAAACGAATGGCGTCCAGGAATACCACACGTATTTTGGCACGCCCACTCACGACGACCACGTCTTATTCGAATTACTGACGGTTGGCGTCTTTCAAGTGGGCCTCAGCTGGCAGGCGGCCGCCAGCAAGCTTCCGGTATACCGGCGGGTCTTTGCCGAAATGGCCATTCCGAAAGTGGCGGCGATGATCGATGAGGTGGCGATCCCGGAGATTGCTGCCGATCCGGAGATGATTGGCAATCAGCGTAAGATTCGGGCCGTCTTGAAGAATGCCCGGGCCATCCTCAAAGTTCAGCAGGAATTTGGCAGTTTTGGCGCCTATCTGTGGGCGTTCGTGGATGGGACGCCACTGCTCCTGCCAGCGCAAACGCGGGATGAATTGACCAATCAGTCGACGATTGGCCGGGCGGTTGCTCAGGATTTAAAGCGGCGCGGATTTAGTTTTGTCGGTCCGGTCGTCACCCACATGTTTTTACTGGCGGCTGGTCTCCTACGCCAACCGATTTTACCGGAATAA
- a CDS encoding peptide ABC transporter substrate-binding protein: MKKWTSIGLVAAVMVLGLGLAACGQSASTTKPSQVLRLPATAQLDTIDLAKATGYGQTGNVFESFYRLGKNGKVAPGLADSAKVSKDKKTWTFHIRDNAKWSNGDPITTQDFVYSWRRTLTPATKASYTTMFSGIKNGDKIIAGKASPDTIGIHAKNKQTVVIQLDKPIAYFKILMAYPLFAPQNEKVVNKYGKKYATKSQYMVYSGPFKITNWSGTGNTWSFVKNNQYWDKKVVKLQKINYQVVTNPQTGLSLYQNNKLDFAQLSTEQVKNYKNNSAFKEYPYSIVIHLKYNFKDTNSEKRRIMSNQNIRQAIALSINRSQLTKKVLGDGSVTPTGFVASGLASDPKTGEDFAKQQVVKNTTAYNPTLAKKKWAAGLKQLGIKKVNLNIMAGNDDVAASTVTQYLKGTLEKNLSGFNLKIDNVPASVAQSRSTSGDFDLYLSHWGADFNDPISFLQIPTSSNALNYGKWSNKQYDALIDKAQGADAGNDEARWQDMVQAAKLINKQQSFTPLYQANYAYLQRKDVRGVIHNTAGTQWSYKYAYMK, encoded by the coding sequence ATGAAAAAATGGACCAGTATCGGCTTAGTTGCGGCAGTTATGGTATTAGGATTGGGTCTAGCTGCCTGCGGTCAATCCGCCTCAACGACTAAGCCATCGCAAGTCTTACGGTTACCCGCGACGGCTCAGCTCGACACAATCGACTTGGCCAAGGCCACGGGTTATGGCCAGACGGGGAACGTCTTTGAAAGTTTTTATCGGTTAGGTAAGAACGGGAAGGTCGCTCCGGGGTTGGCCGATTCCGCCAAGGTTTCCAAGGATAAGAAGACCTGGACGTTCCACATCCGTGACAACGCCAAGTGGAGTAATGGTGATCCGATTACCACTCAAGATTTCGTGTATTCTTGGCGGCGGACGCTGACGCCAGCGACCAAGGCCTCCTATACGACCATGTTCTCCGGCATCAAGAATGGGGATAAGATCATCGCGGGCAAGGCCAGCCCTGATACCATTGGGATTCACGCGAAGAACAAGCAGACCGTGGTGATTCAGTTGGACAAGCCGATTGCCTACTTTAAGATTCTGATGGCCTATCCGCTGTTTGCCCCACAAAATGAAAAAGTGGTCAACAAGTATGGCAAGAAATATGCCACCAAGTCACAGTACATGGTCTACAGTGGACCGTTTAAGATTACCAACTGGAGTGGGACCGGGAACACGTGGTCCTTTGTTAAGAATAATCAGTATTGGGATAAGAAAGTGGTCAAGCTCCAGAAGATTAATTATCAGGTGGTCACAAATCCTCAGACTGGACTGAGCTTGTATCAAAATAACAAGCTGGACTTTGCGCAGCTGTCCACGGAACAGGTTAAGAATTACAAGAACAACAGCGCCTTTAAGGAATATCCGTATTCAATCGTGATTCACCTGAAGTATAACTTCAAGGATACGAACAGCGAGAAGCGGCGGATTATGAGCAATCAAAATATTCGGCAGGCCATTGCGTTGTCGATTAACCGCAGTCAGCTGACGAAGAAGGTTCTGGGGGATGGTTCCGTGACCCCGACCGGCTTTGTGGCGAGTGGTTTGGCCAGTGATCCCAAGACTGGCGAAGACTTCGCCAAGCAACAGGTCGTGAAGAATACCACGGCGTACAATCCAACGTTGGCCAAGAAGAAGTGGGCAGCCGGGTTGAAACAGCTAGGCATTAAGAAAGTTAACCTAAACATTATGGCTGGTAACGATGACGTCGCAGCCAGCACCGTGACGCAGTACCTCAAGGGCACGTTGGAAAAGAACCTGAGTGGGTTTAACTTGAAGATTGATAACGTGCCGGCTTCGGTGGCGCAGTCCCGGTCAACCAGCGGGGACTTTGACCTCTATCTCTCGCACTGGGGGGCCGACTTCAACGATCCAATTTCCTTCCTGCAGATTCCAACGAGCTCAAATGCGTTGAACTACGGAAAGTGGTCCAACAAGCAGTACGACGCCTTGATTGATAAGGCACAGGGGGCCGATGCCGGCAACGATGAAGCCCGTTGGCAAGACATGGTTCAGGCGGCCAAGCTGATTAATAAACAGCAGAGTTTTACGCCGCTCTATCAGGCCAACTACGCCTACCTTCAGCGTAAGGACGTGCGTGGCGTTATCCACAACACGGCTGGAACGCAGTGGAGCTACAAGTACGCGTACATGAAGTAA
- a CDS encoding glycoside hydrolase family 3 C-terminal domain-containing protein yields MDIERTLAALTLPEKAAMVSGKNFWYTAAVDRLGIPALMMTDGPSGLRKQDPNASAGDITDSVKAITYPAAALSASSWNQDLMKQLGEHLGEEARAEQVSLLLGPGVNLKRSPLGGRNFEYLSEDPLVAGKLASAYVEGVQSQHVGVSVKYFVANNRENQRFTASSDMSARTLRELYLRTFEIIVKAAYPATIMTSYNRTNGVLNSQNRHLLRDILRDEWGFHGAIMSDWGAVADHAAALTASLDLEMPGKGQASVDEIIRAVETGELDIGTLNKAVRHLLHVVDKWKPAPTAQTYDHQAHHDFARKLADDSIILLKNHQQELPLNPKQAGKVVVIGELAEHPRYQGSGSSHVNPTKLVTPLEALKNTGLQADYYPGYQLDEGETDDRLADAALAAAKDADHVIIFAGYPAAAESEGFDKTSIMLPENQTDLIGSLAKLNAHTTVVLQNGSAVEMPWIHTVAAVVETYLAGEAVGEATWDILTGAVNPSGHLTETFPIRLTDTPMAPTFAQDPRHELYSEGIFMGYRYYDTHEMHVLYPFGYGLSYTEFEFTNLAVKQSEHGATITFDVTNTGDRPGQAVPQLYVANHTSHAPMPTKELRGFTKLAVEPGETKPVTLTLDRQDFSWWRQGKHRWQADSGDYEIMVGQSSRDIRLQAKLTMDFKNSPAPVTDETYLTIVASDQRLLKLFKQYVIAPANQDDNSLLSATDANGEPTVLQDKMFLNMPLRALTAQGVPADSIEDFIQAANAR; encoded by the coding sequence ATGGACATCGAACGAACGCTTGCTGCATTGACGTTACCGGAGAAGGCCGCCATGGTCTCCGGCAAGAATTTTTGGTACACGGCCGCTGTAGACCGCTTGGGCATCCCCGCCTTAATGATGACGGATGGCCCTTCCGGCTTACGGAAGCAGGACCCGAACGCTTCCGCCGGAGATATTACGGACTCCGTCAAAGCCATCACGTATCCCGCCGCGGCTCTCAGTGCCAGCTCGTGGAATCAGGACCTGATGAAACAGCTGGGGGAACACCTAGGAGAAGAAGCGCGGGCCGAACAGGTTAGTCTCTTGCTGGGACCCGGGGTTAACTTGAAGCGTTCCCCACTCGGCGGGCGGAACTTCGAGTATCTCTCAGAGGATCCCCTGGTTGCTGGTAAATTAGCCAGTGCCTACGTCGAAGGTGTCCAGTCCCAACACGTCGGCGTGTCGGTCAAATACTTCGTGGCCAACAATCGCGAAAACCAGCGTTTCACGGCTTCTAGTGATATGTCGGCACGGACCTTACGGGAACTCTACTTACGGACGTTTGAAATCATCGTCAAGGCGGCCTACCCAGCAACGATTATGACCTCGTATAACCGCACGAACGGTGTGCTCAACTCACAGAACCGCCACCTCTTGCGTGATATTCTGCGTGATGAGTGGGGCTTCCACGGCGCCATCATGTCCGACTGGGGCGCAGTGGCCGACCATGCCGCCGCTCTAACGGCTAGCCTGGATCTGGAAATGCCAGGGAAGGGCCAAGCCTCGGTCGACGAAATCATTCGGGCCGTAGAAACCGGCGAACTGGATATCGGAACGCTGAATAAGGCGGTCCGACACCTGCTACACGTCGTGGACAAGTGGAAGCCTGCGCCGACCGCTCAGACCTACGACCATCAAGCCCACCACGATTTTGCGCGTAAGCTGGCGGACGATAGTATTATTTTGCTGAAGAATCACCAACAAGAACTGCCACTCAATCCTAAGCAGGCTGGTAAGGTGGTTGTCATTGGTGAATTGGCCGAACACCCACGTTACCAAGGGTCCGGTAGCTCCCACGTCAATCCAACAAAACTGGTTACACCGCTGGAAGCGCTCAAGAACACCGGTCTACAAGCCGACTACTACCCTGGCTATCAGCTGGACGAAGGCGAAACGGATGACCGCTTGGCGGACGCCGCACTCGCTGCAGCCAAGGATGCCGATCACGTCATCATTTTCGCCGGTTACCCAGCTGCGGCCGAATCAGAAGGCTTCGACAAAACGTCGATCATGTTACCGGAAAATCAAACGGATCTGATTGGCAGTCTGGCGAAGTTGAACGCACACACAACAGTCGTCTTGCAAAACGGATCAGCCGTTGAAATGCCTTGGATTCACACGGTGGCTGCCGTGGTTGAAACTTACTTAGCCGGTGAAGCCGTCGGGGAAGCTACCTGGGATATTCTGACCGGAGCGGTCAATCCTTCCGGTCACTTGACGGAAACCTTCCCGATTCGGTTGACCGATACGCCAATGGCCCCAACCTTTGCACAGGACCCGCGGCACGAACTTTACTCCGAAGGCATCTTCATGGGGTACCGGTACTACGATACTCACGAAATGCACGTGCTCTATCCCTTTGGTTACGGTCTGAGCTATACTGAATTTGAGTTCACCAATTTGGCCGTCAAGCAAAGCGAACACGGTGCCACGATTACGTTCGATGTGACCAACACCGGCGATCGGCCTGGCCAAGCGGTTCCTCAACTTTACGTGGCAAACCACACGTCGCACGCACCAATGCCAACCAAGGAATTACGCGGCTTCACTAAACTAGCCGTTGAACCGGGCGAAACTAAGCCGGTCACGCTAACCTTAGACCGGCAAGACTTTAGCTGGTGGCGGCAAGGGAAACATCGTTGGCAAGCCGACTCCGGTGATTATGAAATCATGGTCGGTCAATCTTCCCGCGACATTCGGTTGCAGGCCAAGCTGACGATGGACTTCAAGAACTCACCGGCACCAGTCACGGATGAAACCTACCTGACAATCGTAGCCAGTGACCAACGTTTGCTGAAACTCTTCAAGCAGTACGTGATTGCACCGGCCAATCAGGACGACAACAGCCTATTGAGCGCTACCGACGCTAACGGTGAGCCAACCGTTCTGCAGGATAAGATGTTTCTCAACATGCCGTTACGCGCCTTGACTGCCCAAGGCGTGCCAGCAGATTCAATCGAAGACTTTATCCAAGCCGCGAACGCACGGTAA
- a CDS encoding GNAT family N-acetyltransferase: protein MSDFQQKGFAQLTPTELFEIYRVRVAVFVVEQACAYQEVDDLDVQAQHLFTQDAMGHVTAYARLIDEGQQVRIGRVLVAPNHRGTGAGRRLVTMALTAARRTYPEATAIVIQAQAYLQKFYASFGFQPTSAVYLDTGIPHLDMVLSLT from the coding sequence ATGTCAGACTTTCAGCAAAAAGGGTTCGCCCAACTTACGCCCACCGAATTGTTTGAAATTTATCGCGTCCGGGTGGCCGTATTCGTGGTGGAACAGGCGTGTGCGTATCAGGAAGTTGATGATTTAGACGTCCAAGCCCAGCATTTGTTTACCCAAGACGCGATGGGACACGTCACCGCTTACGCCCGATTGATCGATGAGGGCCAGCAAGTACGCATCGGTCGCGTGTTGGTCGCCCCGAACCATCGTGGTACGGGGGCCGGACGGCGACTGGTGACCATGGCTCTGACGGCGGCTCGCCGCACGTATCCAGAAGCCACGGCTATTGTCATTCAGGCTCAGGCGTATCTGCAGAAGTTTTACGCCTCGTTTGGCTTTCAGCCAACGAGTGCGGTCTATTTGGACACGGGAATTCCCCATCTGGACATGGTGCTATCGCTAACTTAA